Proteins found in one Thermodesulfobacteriota bacterium genomic segment:
- the rlmB gene encoding 23S rRNA (guanosine(2251)-2'-O)-methyltransferase RlmB yields the protein MHKEPEGKGEAEDRIWGVNPVLELLRLQPARVIEVTVLRRRPDARIAEIIGLCRQHGVKLRQGTGRPGLDRQEAHQGVVAAVSPFAYLPLDDLLAQVAGRPEAVLVLLDGIEDPRNLGAVIRAAAAAGADGLILTKDRAAPLSAAAVKASAGLAARLPVCRVTNLGQAMTRLKEAGFWLHGTAADAPASLYQTDLAGRIGLVVGSEGRGIRPGVRRHLDGLVAIPMAAGVESLNVAVAAAVVLFEIRRRHLAAATAASCPRSCP from the coding sequence ATGCACAAGGAGCCAGAGGGAAAAGGGGAGGCCGAAGACCGCATCTGGGGGGTGAACCCGGTGCTGGAGCTGCTGCGGCTGCAGCCGGCCCGGGTGATCGAGGTCACCGTCCTCAGACGGCGACCAGACGCCCGCATCGCCGAGATCATCGGCCTGTGCCGCCAGCACGGGGTGAAGCTCCGGCAGGGGACAGGGCGGCCGGGGCTTGACCGCCAGGAGGCCCACCAGGGGGTGGTGGCGGCAGTCAGCCCCTTTGCCTACCTCCCCCTGGACGACCTCCTGGCCCAGGTGGCCGGACGGCCGGAGGCGGTGCTCGTGCTCCTGGACGGCATCGAGGACCCCCGCAACCTGGGGGCCGTCATCCGGGCGGCAGCGGCAGCGGGCGCCGACGGCCTCATCCTGACCAAGGATCGGGCGGCGCCCCTGTCGGCTGCCGCGGTGAAGGCCTCCGCCGGCCTGGCGGCCCGGCTGCCGGTGTGCCGGGTCACCAACCTCGGCCAGGCCATGACCCGCCTCAAAGAGGCCGGCTTCTGGCTGCACGGCACCGCGGCCGACGCACCGGCCTCCTTGTACCAGACCGACCTGGCCGGCCGGATCGGCCTGGTGGTGGGGAGTGAGGGCCGGGGCATCCGGCCCGGTGTCCGCCGCCATCTCGACGGCCTGGTGGCTATTCCCATGGCAGCCGGGGTCGAGTCCCTGAACGTTGCGGTGGCCGCCGCGGTGGTGCTGTTCGAGATCCGCCGCCGCCACCTGGCCGCAGCTACCGCCGCTTCCTGCCCTCGGTCTTGCCCATAA